Proteins encoded by one window of Macaca fascicularis isolate 582-1 chromosome 10, T2T-MFA8v1.1:
- the C10H20orf204 gene encoding uncharacterized protein C20orf204 homolog gives MVSPKPALWALLLALLGTAPSRAHSPACSVPDVLRHYRAIIFEDLQAAVKWGGAGAEETRPGSRHFHFIQKNLTRPGSWGRRGRPRASCGAQKEHSILLSISSLGRTLRGAVAGSRRGALERAAWTVAVRTEAVMRRHCRTLPQRSRRPEVRPARRRGGRRQLLLRALDAVATCWEKLFALHVPASRGS, from the exons ATG GTATCCCCCAAGCCTGCACTCTGGGCGCTCCTGTTGGCGCTGCTGGGGACCGCGCCAAGCCGCGCCCATTCCCCGGCCTGCAGCGTCCCCGACGTGCTTCGCCACTATCGCGCCATCATCTTCGAGGATCTGCAGGCTGCCGTGaagtggggcggggcgggggccgAAGAGACCAGGCCAGGCTCCAGACACTTTCATTTCATACAGAAAAACCTGACTAGACCCGGGAGCTGGGGACGGCGGGGACGGCCTCGGGCCTCCTGTGGCGCCCAGAAG gaGCACAGTATCCTCCTGTCCATCTCATCCCTGGGTCGGACCCTGCGCGGGGCGGTGGCCGGGAGCCGCCGCGGTGCCCTGGAGAGAGCTGCGTGGACCGTGGCTGTGCGCACCGAGGCGGTGATGCGGCGCCACTGCAGGACGCTGCCCCAG CGGAGCCGGCGGCCCGAGGTGCGCCCTGCCCGGCGTCGCGGCGGCCGAAGGCAGCTCCTGCTGCGCGCCCTGGACGCCGTCGCCACCTGCTGGGAGAAGCTCTTCGCGCTGCACGTCCCGGCCTCCAGGGGCTCCTAG